TTTCCACATTAAATGATTTCTTAGAAATCCTCCCATGTACGTTTTTTTCTCCAAAGACTACTTAAGCAAGCAGGAGCAATCTATCTGGGAACAGTCTTTTCTTCGAGGGAATCTTATGAAAGCGGTGGTTATCGGCGCAGGTGAAGTTGGGTATCATATAGCAAAGTTCCTTTCCCTCACACACGATGTGATCGTTATTGAGAATGACGAGGATGCCCTGAGACGGGCGGATGAGCTTGATGTTCAGGTTGTGGAAGGAAACGGCGCAAATGCAGATATTCTTGCAAGTGTCCTCCCTGATGTGGATATTCTCGTTGCTGTCACAGGAGTTGATGAAGTCAATATAGTTGCCTGTATGACTGCAAAGCTTATATTAAGGGCACATCCGGGCTGGAAAGAAACAAAAACCATTGCCAGGGTCAGCAACCCTGACTATATTGATGTGCCGGTTACGTCCAGAGCTCAGGTAGGGGTAGACATAATGATATGCCCTGAACTTGCTCTTGCTTCGGAAGTCGCTGAAGTGCTCTCAAATCCCTCTGCAATAGACGCGGAAATGTTTGCAGGGGGCAAAGTTCAGATGATGGAATTTGCCATCCGCCCGGACAACAGGCTTGTTGGAAAGCGCATGCAGGATATTGAGCTTGAGGACTGCTGCATCGTCAGTGCAATATTCAGGAATAATGATATAATCATCCCTCACGGAGACGATTTCATAAAGGCAAATGACCACATGGTAGTTGTGGGCAAGCCCAGGGCCATGGCGGACCTTGAAAACGTTTTCGGAAACGAAGGACCTCACCGGAATAGAATTCTTCTAATTGGCTGCGGAATTGTAGGCTTTTACCTTGCCAAGATTATAGATAAGGATGAGAACGCAGACCTCAAGGTTATCGAATACAGGAAAAGCCGCTGTATAGAAGTGGCAGAGATGCTGGAAAATGCACTTATACTCAATGGGGACGGCACTGATGTCAACCTTCTCAGGGAAGAAAACATAGAGGATATGGATGTCGTTATTGCGGTTACGGACAATGACGAAAAAAACCTTCTCTGTTCCCTGCTCGCAAAGCAAATGGGAGCAAAAAAAGTAATCGCAAGAGCTGACCGCTCGGATTATGTCCCTCTTTTTGAGATGGTTGGGATCGACATTGCAGTAAGCCCTAGAGAAGCAACCGTAAATGAAGTCCTCAAACTTACCATGGGAAAAGGCATAGAAGCCCTTGCGACAATTGAAGGCGAAAAAGCGGAAATTATCGAATATACTGCATCAGGACAATCCAAAATCGTAGGAAAACCGCTTAGCAAGATAAAGTTTCCCAAGGGTGCGATTGTTACCATGGTAGTCCATGATGATGATGTCATTATTCCCAGAGGGGAATTCATCATCAGGGAAGGGGATAGAGTTATTATCTTTGCCCTTTCCTCCGCAGTCCGCTCTGTTGAGAAATTGTTTAAGTAAGCAATAAATACGAAAATCTTAAATACGAAACTCTTTCTTCATCTTCTTCATCTGTCCCTCATTTTTGAGAAGCTGTTTAAGCAAGAAATAAATATGAATAGTCATGAGTAGATTGAAAGAGTCATCACCTGTAAAAATAGAGGATCGGCATGAATATTAAGATTGTTTTTTATGTGCTTGGCGGTTTACTCAGGCTTCTCGGGATAATCATGGTTGTTCCTCTCGGAGTTGCGTACTACTATGGAGAAGATCTGACTCCGTTTCTTGTATCTATAGCAATAACCGTTATTACAGGCCTGATCCTTCTTTCCTACAAAACTGATGAAGAATGGATGCGCAAAGAAGGCTTTGCAATCGTTGGACTGGGCTGGCTTATTGCTGCGGTTTTTGGAGCAATCCCTTTTGTGCTTGACGGGATTTCCCCGCTTAACGCCCTTTTTGAATCCATGTCAGCCTTTACCACCACAGGCTCGACAATCCTCACGGATATAGAAAGCCACCCTAAAGGAATCCTTTTCTGGCGAGGCATGATGCAGTGGCTTGGCGGTATGGGAATTATCGTGCTTTTCATAGCCATTCTGCCAAAACTCGGAGTTGCAGGCAGACAGCTCTTCCGGGCTGAAGCCCCTGGCCCAACAGAAGATAAGCTGAAACCAAGAATCAGGGAAACAGCAAAGATCCTGTGGATGGTTTACTTCGTAATCTCATTCGCCCAGGTAGTTACCCTTCTGCTCGCAGGTCTTTCGCTGTACGATGCGGTAAACCATACATTTACCACGATGGCCTGCGGAGGTTTCTCCAATTACGGGTTGAGTATTGGTGCTTTTAACAGTCCTCTTGTTGAGTATATAATAACTTTTTTCACTTTCGTTGCCGGTGCAAACTTTGCACTCCATTACAGGGCGATTTATGTTGACAGGGACTTCCTGCTTAAAGACGATGAGTTCCGTTTCTATACAGCTCTGGTCCTGTCAGCAAGCGGGCTCCTTACTCTTCTGCTATGGAGGGACCTTAATACTGGCTTTTTTGATTCATTCCGGCTTGCAATCTTTCATGTAGTTACGATAATGACAAGTACCGGGTTTGCAATAGCTGATTTTAATCTCTGGTCAGAATCTTCAAAAATGGTGATTCTTTTAGTTATGTTTATTGGAGGCTGTGCAGGTTCTACAGGTGGAGGCATCAAGGTTGTACGCATTCTTATCTTACTCAGACACAGCCGAACGGAATTGTTCAAGGCTCTTCACCCCAGAGCCATAAAAAGCGTTAAATTCAACAATAAAGCCGTGCCTGATGAGATTATCAGCTCTATAATCTCATTTGTGGTGATTTACCTCCTTATTTTTATCTCAAGCGCCCTTATCCTCTCTGTCCTGGGAATGGACATCATAACTTCAATTACAGCTTCCATTGCTACCCTGGGCAACATAGGTCCGGGCCTGGGTGTGGTAGGTCCTATGGGTTCTTTTGACCCCATTCCTCCCCTGGGAAAATTAATCCTGATCGCCAATATGTGGATTGGGAGGCTTGAAATCTACACGGTAATCGTGCTCTTTACTCCTGAGTTCTGGAATAAATAATTCCATGAAAAAAACCAAGATGCCTGGAAAAAGTAAAATTTAGAAAAACAGGATTTGCAGACAGAACCCCTGCAGGAAATCTAAAGTAGACCAGAAAAAAGAGAATAAAAAATGCCTGAAAAAACAGGCATCATGTCTTATTTTTTATGTCTTATTTTTTATCACTTCTTTTGCCGCATCCTTGAAAAGCACACGAAGGTCCCAGAGCAGTTTCTTGTTGGCTTTGAAGAGAGCCTGAAGAAGGTCAAGAAGGCTCATTCTCTCGAATTTGACATCTTTTAATGAGTGGGCAAGCGAGTCAAGATCATCATCAGTAAGGTTGATAAAGCAGTTCTTTACGATAAGGCTCATATCGATATCATGCCCTACTGTGTCCCTCCACTTTTTTTCATATACCTCTTCAAGCTTTACCACGGAGACGTCTCCTGCAGATATGGCTTCATAGGCAGCTTCTCCTGCCAGCTTGCCTGCGTCCATGGCATTGAGGATCCCTCCGCCTGTTATCGGGTCTGACTGGCGTGCAGCATCTCCTACAAGCATAAGCCCGTTAACTGAGGTTTTTTCGATGCTGCCTGAGACCGGGACTCCGCCAAAAACCATCTCAACTATTCTGGCATCAGGGAATTTCTTCTGCACGAAATCATTCAGATAATCAACAGGCCTGGGCTTGAATTTGCCCATTTTACTTCCGAGAATCCCTATCCCGACATTGGCTTTGCCTCCTCCTTTGGGGAAAACCCAGACATAGCCCCCGGGTGCCATTTCATTTCCTATATAGAACTCGCAGTATTCCTGGTTTATATCTGCACCTGCTATAAGGTACTGGGCACAGGTTTCAACGTCTACAGGCTTGAGTGCTGTATCTATTCCTGCCCATCTGCCTACCTTTGATTCAACCCCGTCAGCGCCTATTACTATGCTGGCACGCACCTCATACTCTTTCCCAAGGTGCATGAGTCTGGCTCCTTTTACAAAGTCATCCTCAATAATAAGACCTGTAGCTCTTGTCTTTACCCGGACTTCAGCCCCGGCGGTTGCGGCATGTTCTGCAAGGGCGCGGTCAAATACCTTTCTTTCAAGCACGTAGCCGACTTCTCCTCCGGAGATTTCCTCAGCCATCTCTATCTTTGTGCCGTCCGGGGAGAAAATACAGGAACCTTTAAGATCAGCGCAGATCCACCTTTTGTCTATTTCCACATGCTTTTTAAGGCACTCTTTGTTCACGCCTTCTGCGCAGCGTACAGGGTCACCTATTTCCTGGCGTTTTTCAATTAAAAGTACATCAAGCCCTTTTTCCGCAGCAGTTTTTGCAGCAATGGAACCTGCAGGACCGGCTCCTATAACCAGAACATCATACTTGTCCTTCATTTCATTACCTCGATTGCTCCCACAGGACAAATGCGATCGCATATCCCGCACACGATACAGATACTTTCATCTACTTCAATCCAGGTTTCTACAAGTTCGAGTGCTCCTTTAGGGCAAACTCCCACACAGGCCCCACAATATCCACATTTATATCTGTTTATGTTTACGCTCACCAGCTCACCTGTCAAATTTAAAGGTAAATCATAATCCTTAACCAGCAGATACTGTCTTTTTTAAGAAAGTACGGCGTAAATGGAAAGGCACAGCAGTGCGGTTCCACATTATTTTAGATTAATTAATGTAAGATAATACATGAAAGTCTAATTTAAATAATATATTGAAATTTTATAATTTAATATAAGCCTTTTCCGAGCTTTTCGGATTTTATATTATTCACGGGTTTTCTTTTCGGCAGGATGAGGCTCTAATTCGGACCAGTTCATCCGGAGAGAATCACTTTCTGGAATAGTTTTCACAATTAATGTATTAATCTAGTTTAAAGTTATTGGCTCTATCAGACCAGCGCGTTCTGGAAAGTTTTTTCCAGCAAATTTTTCCAATATACAAATTAGTAATGTCAGATCTTTATAAATTGTACCTTGCCTTTCGGAAGTTACTGTGAGTTTGTTTTTAATTGTGATTTTATTCTAAATATAGATATAGCAATTATAAACATAGCAATTATAAATATAGCAATTATAAACATAGCAATTATAAACATAGCAATTATAAACATAGCAATTAACTGCTTACTGACTGCATGCCTCAAAAAGAACAGCAGTTCTGGATTAACAATTCTACATAACAACTCTTAGTTAATAGTTCTGGATGCAGTTCTGGATAACAACTCTAAGTTAATAGTTCGAGGTTAGCAGTTCTAACCAGCGGTTCTTAACTACTTTTCAAGAATCTAATTTTCTGGTCAAACATACATTTTCATAAGGCCGCTTTTCCTTCACTCTGCCTGAAACTTTAATATTTCTTTTTTACAATGTTTTCTGCCAGGAGGTCAATAAAAATATCCATAATTTCTGGAAAATCGTCATTTTCGAGTTCATTTCTGAAATGAATTAGGGAAAGAACCGCCTGTGTTGTTTCAGCAAGGATCTTTGCGGGCTTGTCGATAAGAAGTCCAGCATCTGCCCATTCTTCAAAGAAAGGGATGATCGTTTCCACATTATCCCTGCAAATCCGTTTAATTTCTTCTTCAGAAGATCGGGAAATTTTCAGTTCAAGGTGCTCTTTCTCAATAAAAACTTTTCTCCAGATCGGGTGGTTATTGACGATATTGAGCACATACCGGAGATAAGCTCGAATCGCTTTATCGGGTTCATCCCTGTACTTCAGGAAGGAATTTTCGAGTATGCTGTCCTTTAAAGCTTCCCGTTCTTCTTTATAGATCTGCAAAAAGAGGTCTTCTTTACTATTGAAAAAAGAGTAAAAAGAACTCTTTGAAATTCCCAGCCCTTCGGTAAGGTCTTCAATACCTGTCTTCTTAACTCCATACCTGGCAAAGCAGTCCTTCCCACGGTCTATAATATTTCGTTTTATGATCTCTCTTTCTTCCTCTGTAAAAGATCTCAGTGGCTCACCTCTTCTGGGAATAAATTCCCGGATTTATCAAGTTTACAAAGCCTGTATCAATCTGTTCAGAATCAAAAACCAATAATATCAATGAATAATTGATTTTTTTATTCATAGCTTAATTACACATCATCTATTTAAAATTTTTGAACCCCGGACACCGTCTCGGGAGGAAAGGGAACGTTTCGACACCCGAGTTTCGCTTCGAGATCTCAGGAAATCGAAGATTTTCTGGGAGTTGCGATGTAATAAGTGAGAAATTAAAAAAAGAGAAAAGTGAGAAAATAACCTTAAATGTTATTTTGACACTTTTCATTCTGCCAGATTAAAGTGGAACCAGCCCGACCCTTCCTTTTTTGACTTCGAGTCTGAATTTACTCTCAATATAGTCTTTTGCAGCACCTTTGCCGTGTATGAGAAGCTCTACAAGGTCTTCAGGCTCATCTATGTCCGTGCCTGCCATAAAAGAGTCGTAGATTTCAAAGTCCTGGCCTGAATCCGTTGCAATCGAGCAGTGAGTTAGAAAACTCGAGCCGTAATACTTTACCCTGTATTTCGAGGGATTTTTTATGAAAAGAGCGTTTGTGCCGCCGCCTTTTCCCGGAACGATGCAGACATCCTTTTCCGTTGAGCTTATCTCCTTTATATGCTCAGGAGAGAGGAGAGGGAGGTCAGCCATAACAATAAGGACAGGCTCCTCTGCCTCTTTGAGATACCTGTTAAGGGCTTCGTTCAGGTCTTTTTCGTCCAGCAGAACTCTTGCTTCAGTCATTTCCTCAAGCCCGTAGACAGATGGGCTGAGGATGTCGACTTGTTCTATTCCGGCTCCCTTGAGAGAAGATATTACCTGGTTTAACATGAGTTCTACAAATTCTTCTCTTTCCTGCAAACTCAGTACAGGCGATAACCTTGATTTTGCGCCGGCTTTCTTATAGGGGATTACGGCTCTCATCTGGACTCCTGCATAATTTCGTTTTTCATTTTCGTTTTTTATCTCAACAAATTCTTTTAATATTCAGATCTAAAGAAATCTCTTTTTTCAGTCTCTTACTCTTTGCTGCCCATCCCTGCTTTTGCGTAACCGGGAAATAAGCCTTCCTGCCCCGGAAACCCTGATTCTATCTTCCGGTAAAGGGTATCTCTCTGCACCGGGACTCTTCCTGCCCCTTTAATCATCCATTCAAACTCTGCAGGAGATACATACTCCCCGTGGCTGCCCCCGGAAGCTGTCGAGATCTGGTCTTCCATAAGCGTGCCTCCGAGGTCGTTTGCGCCGCACTGCAGGGCCACCTGGGCAAGTTTCTTTCCCAATTTTACCCATGTAGCCTGGATATTTTTAACGTAGGTGTGCAGAATTACGCGGGAAATAGCTATGAGCTGCAGGTCTTCAAGCCCTGTGCTTGAGAATTTTCCGGATGCAAGCATTTTTTCCCCTACAGGGTTGTTGTAAGGCAAAAAAGACATTGGAATAAGTTCCGTAAACCCGCCTGTCTCTTTCTGGATCTCGCGGATAGTAAAGACATGGTCCAGACGTTCTTTAAGGGTCTCGACATGCCCGTACATAATTGTGGCATTGGTGGAAATGCCTGCTTTATGTGCTGCGGTCACAGTATCAATCCACTGCTGGGTGCTGATTTTTGAAGGGCAGATGATCTTTCTTACCCTGTCAGAGAGGATCTCGGCTGAAGTCCCGGTGAGGGAATCAAGACCACTCTTTTTAAGCCTGCGGAGGGCTTCTTCAACAGACATACCCGAGGTTTCTGCTGCGTAGTTGACCTCCATAGGGGAAAGGGCATGAAGGCACAGG
This window of the Methanosarcina mazei S-6 genome carries:
- a CDS encoding digeranylgeranylglycerophospholipid reductase; translated protein: MKDKYDVLVIGAGPAGSIAAKTAAEKGLDVLLIEKRQEIGDPVRCAEGVNKECLKKHVEIDKRWICADLKGSCIFSPDGTKIEMAEEISGGEVGYVLERKVFDRALAEHAATAGAEVRVKTRATGLIIEDDFVKGARLMHLGKEYEVRASIVIGADGVESKVGRWAGIDTALKPVDVETCAQYLIAGADINQEYCEFYIGNEMAPGGYVWVFPKGGGKANVGIGILGSKMGKFKPRPVDYLNDFVQKKFPDARIVEMVFGGVPVSGSIEKTSVNGLMLVGDAARQSDPITGGGILNAMDAGKLAGEAAYEAISAGDVSVVKLEEVYEKKWRDTVGHDIDMSLIVKNCFINLTDDDLDSLAHSLKDVKFERMSLLDLLQALFKANKKLLWDLRVLFKDAAKEVIKNKT
- the cofH gene encoding 7,8-didemethyl-8-hydroxy-5-deazariboflavin synthase subunit CofH, with protein sequence MYTKKPTIPENVIERAYKGKCTKEDALLLLEGNPFELFELANDLRAIAAGDTVSYVVNRNIYITNKCVGNCGFCAYRTEKGYILSIEEILKKAGDARKAGAVEVCVQGGYTPEADMEFYLEVIESLKAEYPDLCLHALSPMEVNYAAETSGMSVEEALRRLKKSGLDSLTGTSAEILSDRVRKIICPSKISTQQWIDTVTAAHKAGISTNATIMYGHVETLKERLDHVFTIREIQKETGGFTELIPMSFLPYNNPVGEKMLASGKFSSTGLEDLQLIAISRVILHTYVKNIQATWVKLGKKLAQVALQCGANDLGGTLMEDQISTASGGSHGEYVSPAEFEWMIKGAGRVPVQRDTLYRKIESGFPGQEGLFPGYAKAGMGSKE
- a CDS encoding 4Fe-4S binding protein; the protein is MSVNINRYKCGYCGACVGVCPKGALELVETWIEVDESICIVCGICDRICPVGAIEVMK
- the cofC gene encoding 2-phospho-L-lactate guanylyltransferase gives rise to the protein MRAVIPYKKAGAKSRLSPVLSLQEREEFVELMLNQVISSLKGAGIEQVDILSPSVYGLEEMTEARVLLDEKDLNEALNRYLKEAEEPVLIVMADLPLLSPEHIKEISSTEKDVCIVPGKGGGTNALFIKNPSKYRVKYYGSSFLTHCSIATDSGQDFEIYDSFMAGTDIDEPEDLVELLIHGKGAAKDYIESKFRLEVKKGRVGLVPL
- a CDS encoding TrkH family potassium uptake protein, with translation MNIKIVFYVLGGLLRLLGIIMVVPLGVAYYYGEDLTPFLVSIAITVITGLILLSYKTDEEWMRKEGFAIVGLGWLIAAVFGAIPFVLDGISPLNALFESMSAFTTTGSTILTDIESHPKGILFWRGMMQWLGGMGIIVLFIAILPKLGVAGRQLFRAEAPGPTEDKLKPRIRETAKILWMVYFVISFAQVVTLLLAGLSLYDAVNHTFTTMACGGFSNYGLSIGAFNSPLVEYIITFFTFVAGANFALHYRAIYVDRDFLLKDDEFRFYTALVLSASGLLTLLLWRDLNTGFFDSFRLAIFHVVTIMTSTGFAIADFNLWSESSKMVILLVMFIGGCAGSTGGGIKVVRILILLRHSRTELFKALHPRAIKSVKFNNKAVPDEIISSIISFVVIYLLIFISSALILSVLGMDIITSITASIATLGNIGPGLGVVGPMGSFDPIPPLGKLILIANMWIGRLEIYTVIVLFTPEFWNK
- the trkA gene encoding Trk system potassium transporter TrkA, encoding MKAVVIGAGEVGYHIAKFLSLTHDVIVIENDEDALRRADELDVQVVEGNGANADILASVLPDVDILVAVTGVDEVNIVACMTAKLILRAHPGWKETKTIARVSNPDYIDVPVTSRAQVGVDIMICPELALASEVAEVLSNPSAIDAEMFAGGKVQMMEFAIRPDNRLVGKRMQDIELEDCCIVSAIFRNNDIIIPHGDDFIKANDHMVVVGKPRAMADLENVFGNEGPHRNRILLIGCGIVGFYLAKIIDKDENADLKVIEYRKSRCIEVAEMLENALILNGDGTDVNLLREENIEDMDVVIAVTDNDEKNLLCSLLAKQMGAKKVIARADRSDYVPLFEMVGIDIAVSPREATVNEVLKLTMGKGIEALATIEGEKAEIIEYTASGQSKIVGKPLSKIKFPKGAIVTMVVHDDDVIIPRGEFIIREGDRVIIFALSSAVRSVEKLFK